In a genomic window of Dyadobacter fermentans DSM 18053:
- a CDS encoding TonB-dependent receptor produces the protein MKNVYLLICLQFSIQSLAQTGAIKGTITTSDGAPAEFVNVVLKKTGRAAVVNQQGHYTIGRVPAGSYMAVASFTGLLTQEREVTVAAGETTVLDFVLAEDNQQLQEVIVKGNSRLVNKESDNVARMPLKNLENPQVYNVVGKELLKEQVVTVMTDALKAAPGVVAVSYPSGGIGVMSRGFGTSIGARNGLQSDLGRSSADVSNIERIEFIKGPSGTLFGASISSFGGLVNLVTKRPGENFFGNVSLTLGSFGLSRIAADVNSPLNKEKTVIARVNTALHRQNSFSDFGRTNSFAFAPSLLFKATDRLTVLFDAEIFNANSSRPTYTRFGPQSGITNYKEIPLGYRKSLYDNDLDSKTQSQKYFVEAKYQLNSDWTSSTNISYVNEFTDYSYQTYNTWITKDRVARYVGIWGPIKNTYVNAQQNFVGKFQTGMVKHTLLAGLSYTNYYASGMSKSAPNFDTISISQPYKLIDKVYSDRILLQPARVSSRGTTKNQYMGAYVSEVVNLGDRLYAMLSLRFDRFMQATGGFTPGGYDQNSLSPKLGLVYQLVKNKVSVFGNYMNGFQNTNPQIEQPDGSILNIKPLYANQWEAGIKSEWLDGKVNATLSYYTINIDNALRTDDSRFTRQDGKQQSKGLELDILANPVTGLNVILGYGYNENRIVKAEVNQGNIVAGAPKNIATYWVSYKFSGQALKNLGAGIGGNYASHSYFSDANTVTIPSYSVLNATLFYENAKWRTGLKLNNIGNTEYWDSYGIYNPTRNFTVDLAIKF, from the coding sequence ATGAAAAACGTTTATCTGCTTATTTGTTTGCAATTTTCGATCCAATCGCTGGCCCAGACCGGTGCGATTAAGGGGACCATTACCACGTCGGACGGGGCGCCGGCGGAATTTGTGAATGTGGTACTGAAAAAGACCGGCCGGGCGGCTGTTGTGAACCAGCAAGGGCATTATACGATCGGCCGCGTACCCGCTGGAAGCTATATGGCGGTGGCGAGTTTCACAGGGCTTCTGACCCAGGAACGGGAAGTGACGGTTGCAGCCGGTGAGACGACCGTTTTGGATTTCGTGCTCGCGGAGGACAATCAGCAGTTGCAGGAAGTAATTGTGAAGGGCAATAGCAGGCTGGTGAACAAGGAAAGCGACAATGTGGCGCGCATGCCGCTCAAAAACCTCGAAAATCCGCAGGTGTACAATGTGGTAGGCAAGGAATTGCTGAAAGAGCAGGTCGTTACCGTGATGACGGACGCCCTGAAAGCCGCGCCGGGCGTTGTAGCGGTATCCTACCCCAGCGGCGGGATCGGCGTGATGTCGCGCGGGTTTGGGACGAGCATCGGCGCACGCAACGGCTTGCAATCCGACCTGGGCCGTTCCAGCGCGGATGTTTCCAATATCGAGCGGATCGAGTTCATCAAAGGGCCGTCGGGCACGTTGTTCGGTGCGAGCATTTCTTCATTCGGCGGGCTGGTGAACCTGGTTACCAAGCGCCCGGGCGAAAATTTCTTCGGCAATGTGTCGCTCACTTTGGGTAGTTTCGGCTTGTCGCGTATCGCGGCCGACGTAAACAGCCCGCTGAACAAAGAAAAAACCGTGATCGCACGTGTGAATACCGCGCTGCACCGGCAGAACAGTTTCAGTGATTTTGGCCGTACCAACAGCTTCGCATTCGCTCCGAGCCTGCTTTTCAAAGCTACCGACCGGCTGACGGTCCTTTTCGACGCCGAGATTTTCAATGCCAATTCGTCCCGGCCGACCTACACGCGCTTCGGGCCTCAATCGGGCATTACCAACTACAAAGAGATACCGCTTGGCTACCGAAAGTCGCTGTATGACAACGACCTGGATTCCAAAACGCAATCGCAGAAGTATTTTGTGGAAGCTAAATACCAGCTCAACAGCGACTGGACTTCTTCGACCAACATTTCCTATGTCAACGAGTTTACCGATTACAGCTATCAGACCTATAATACCTGGATCACGAAGGACCGCGTGGCGCGCTATGTCGGCATTTGGGGGCCTATTAAAAATACTTATGTCAATGCGCAGCAGAATTTTGTAGGGAAATTTCAAACCGGCATGGTGAAACACACTTTGCTGGCGGGATTGAGCTACACCAACTACTACGCGAGCGGGATGAGCAAAAGCGCGCCGAATTTTGATACGATCAGCATTTCACAACCTTACAAGCTCATCGACAAGGTGTATTCCGACCGGATTTTGCTCCAACCCGCGCGGGTAAGCAGTCGCGGTACGACCAAAAACCAGTACATGGGCGCATATGTATCGGAGGTAGTGAACCTGGGCGACCGCCTGTATGCCATGCTAAGTCTCCGTTTCGACCGGTTTATGCAAGCCACGGGCGGTTTTACGCCGGGTGGCTATGACCAGAATTCGCTTTCGCCAAAACTCGGCCTTGTATACCAGCTCGTCAAAAACAAGGTATCGGTATTTGGAAACTATATGAATGGCTTCCAGAACACCAACCCGCAGATCGAACAACCCGACGGATCCATCCTGAATATCAAGCCATTATATGCCAACCAGTGGGAAGCCGGTATCAAGAGCGAATGGCTCGACGGCAAGGTGAATGCGACATTGAGCTATTACACCATCAATATCGACAATGCCTTACGCACCGACGACAGCCGCTTTACCCGCCAGGACGGCAAGCAGCAAAGCAAAGGTTTGGAACTGGACATCCTCGCCAACCCCGTGACCGGCCTGAATGTGATCCTCGGCTATGGGTACAATGAAAACCGGATCGTAAAAGCGGAAGTGAACCAGGGCAACATCGTGGCAGGCGCCCCGAAAAATATCGCTACCTACTGGGTTAGCTACAAATTCAGCGGACAGGCGCTGAAAAATCTCGGAGCGGGCATCGGCGGAAATTATGCAAGCCATTCGTATTTCAGCGATGCCAATACGGTCACCATTCCATCGTACAGCGTACTCAATGCGACCCTTTTTTATGAAAATGCAAAATGGCGCACCGGCCTGAAACTGAATAACATCGGCAACACGGAATACTGGGATTCGTACGGCATCTACAACCCGACGCGGAATTTCACGGTCGACCTGGCGATCAAGTTTTAA
- a CDS encoding nuclear transport factor 2 family protein, with protein sequence MIASDVSELESLISDQVIVVGPDGRLAQKAEDIAAHRDGVLRIHAMEPHEIKTQPLSDEVIVVFALMEIQGTVQNQAVAGRFRYTRVWQIQGGKWQIVAAHISSV encoded by the coding sequence ATGATTGCCAGTGATGTCAGTGAGCTGGAATCATTGATCTCAGACCAGGTCATTGTGGTGGGGCCCGACGGGCGCCTGGCGCAGAAAGCGGAGGATATAGCCGCGCATCGGGATGGCGTGCTGCGCATTCACGCCATGGAGCCGCACGAGATAAAAACACAGCCTTTATCGGATGAGGTGATCGTTGTTTTTGCACTCATGGAAATACAAGGCACCGTCCAAAACCAGGCTGTGGCGGGCCGTTTTCGTTACACGCGCGTTTGGCAGATTCAGGGCGGGAAATGGCAAATTGTAGCGGCTCATATCAGTTCCGTGTAG
- a CDS encoding Crp/Fnr family transcriptional regulator — MLFQEGHVVKTLSFVMQGALRQFQRTPEGIERNIFFAEEGWWGGEMDSFINQVPSTMSMQALEDCELLTLDRERWEYATRNFPDYALYQIKNRGRTVAWLKNLLSNMITDTPDEKYRRVLKENPHWMNRFSQYHIASYLGITPETLSRIRKRNMHL; from the coding sequence ATGCTCTTTCAGGAAGGTCACGTGGTGAAAACCCTTTCATTTGTGATGCAGGGTGCCCTACGGCAATTCCAACGCACGCCGGAAGGCATCGAGCGCAACATCTTTTTTGCGGAAGAAGGCTGGTGGGGCGGCGAGATGGATAGCTTCATCAACCAGGTCCCGTCGACAATGAGCATGCAGGCGCTCGAAGACTGCGAACTGCTCACACTCGACCGGGAGCGCTGGGAATATGCCACACGGAATTTCCCGGATTACGCATTATACCAGATCAAAAATCGCGGGCGCACGGTGGCCTGGCTCAAAAACCTGCTAAGCAACATGATCACCGACACGCCCGACGAAAAATACCGCCGCGTTTTAAAGGAGAACCCGCACTGGATGAACCGATTCTCCCAATATCACATCGCCAGCTACCTGGGCATTACGCCGGAAACGCTTAGCCGGATACGAAAGCGGAATATGCATTTATGA
- a CDS encoding glycerophosphodiester phosphodiesterase family protein — MITTKRFSLFIMLALLPLAGIAQKAPKSPVELDKQAHRGGSGLMPENSIPAMLAAIDLGVNTLEMDLHITKDKKVIVSHNPILNYKSTTTPDGRHLTREQAESYKLYEMPYDSIRQFDIGMKPNPEYPDQKKIKAVMPLFTELIAATEAYAKKKGRVIHYNVEVKSRSGGGGDGIYHPAVGEFVDLVMADILKTGIQQRCMVQSFDVRALKVLHQKYPEQALSYLYSGQISSPIGDLFAELGFTPEIFSPIFTLVNKEVVSYCRAKNVKVIAWTPNKADELKKLRELGVDGIITDYPNLFDKQ, encoded by the coding sequence ATGATTACTACAAAACGTTTTTCGCTGTTCATCATGCTGGCCTTGCTGCCATTAGCAGGCATCGCGCAAAAAGCACCAAAAAGCCCGGTGGAACTGGATAAGCAGGCGCACCGCGGAGGATCCGGGCTGATGCCGGAAAATTCCATCCCTGCCATGCTGGCGGCCATCGACCTGGGGGTGAATACGCTGGAAATGGACCTTCATATCACCAAAGACAAGAAAGTGATCGTTTCGCACAATCCGATATTGAATTACAAAAGCACAACTACCCCCGACGGACGCCACTTAACCAGGGAACAGGCCGAATCTTATAAGTTGTACGAAATGCCTTACGACAGTATTCGGCAATTCGACATTGGAATGAAACCCAACCCCGAATATCCTGACCAGAAAAAGATCAAAGCGGTGATGCCGTTGTTTACCGAACTGATCGCTGCCACGGAAGCCTACGCGAAAAAGAAGGGCCGGGTGATCCATTACAATGTCGAGGTAAAGTCCAGATCGGGCGGGGGAGGCGACGGGATCTACCATCCGGCGGTTGGTGAATTTGTGGACCTGGTCATGGCCGACATTCTCAAAACCGGCATCCAGCAGAGGTGTATGGTGCAATCATTCGACGTGAGGGCATTGAAAGTCCTGCATCAAAAATATCCCGAACAAGCATTATCCTATTTATACAGCGGGCAAATCAGCAGTCCGATCGGTGATCTGTTTGCGGAGCTGGGTTTCACACCTGAAATATTTTCACCGATTTTTACCCTGGTCAACAAAGAGGTTGTCAGCTATTGCCGCGCGAAGAACGTGAAAGTCATTGCCTGGACACCGAATAAGGCCGATGAATTGAAAAAGCTGCGCGAGCTGGGCGTCGACGGAATCATTACCGACTATCCCAACCTTTTTGATAAACAATAA
- a CDS encoding RagB/SusD family nutrient uptake outer membrane protein — protein sequence MKKYILFAILTVFSTACETALEENPKNFLNPDQFFNSDGEAIQAVNGAYNTCYFLYGSGTTYDLGYWSALGTDIGIPNTGDQAGFNYLTYTLGPNDETNLASIWQTLYKGVANCNMVIAGVKDNEKLSPEVSRQVTGQALFLRSLYYYWLTCFWGDVPMWLDALDVDKISGQLPRTPVDEIRRQIVSDLTAAAADLPAQWTGNEQGRVSKWAALMLLTRVHLWQKDWANAASVAQQVITNEGGEHRLLADYGDLWGIKNEYNEENIWEIDFTLNTHSQAFTDRYVPNQNFDVVVPGYEGMFTGYALITSTPEFLATFEPGDLRKQWYDFNGAGGVTTKFHYIRKHIEWGEPRANHGLNCMVFRMADAHLMYAEAQNELSGPTAEAYTSLNALRTRAGLASLSGLSKDAFREAVRNERLHELSFEYGRRWDLIRWGTLVEAVQKTAKSNPSGAKNIRPHHVLCPIPSIELSMNPALTQNPGY from the coding sequence ATGAAAAAATATATTCTTTTCGCAATCCTGACCGTATTTTCAACTGCCTGCGAAACGGCATTGGAGGAAAATCCCAAAAATTTCCTGAACCCCGACCAGTTTTTCAATTCCGACGGGGAAGCCATCCAGGCTGTTAATGGTGCTTACAATACCTGCTACTTTTTGTACGGTAGCGGCACCACGTATGATCTCGGCTACTGGTCGGCCCTGGGCACTGACATTGGCATTCCCAACACGGGCGATCAGGCTGGCTTCAACTATCTGACCTACACATTAGGTCCGAATGACGAAACCAACCTCGCTTCGATCTGGCAGACGCTATACAAAGGCGTGGCTAATTGCAATATGGTGATCGCGGGTGTCAAAGACAATGAAAAGCTATCGCCCGAAGTGAGCCGTCAGGTGACGGGGCAGGCATTGTTCCTTCGTTCGCTGTACTATTACTGGCTTACGTGTTTCTGGGGCGATGTGCCCATGTGGCTGGATGCGCTGGATGTGGACAAAATCAGCGGGCAGCTTCCACGTACACCTGTCGACGAAATCCGCAGGCAAATCGTGTCCGACCTGACCGCCGCTGCGGCCGACCTGCCGGCTCAATGGACGGGTAATGAACAAGGCCGGGTTTCCAAATGGGCGGCGCTGATGCTGCTGACCCGCGTGCACCTTTGGCAGAAAGATTGGGCCAATGCGGCCAGTGTAGCACAGCAGGTAATTACTAATGAAGGCGGAGAACACCGTTTGCTGGCCGACTACGGCGATTTATGGGGCATCAAAAATGAATACAATGAGGAGAATATCTGGGAGATTGACTTCACGTTGAACACGCATTCTCAGGCTTTTACAGACCGGTATGTGCCCAATCAGAATTTCGACGTGGTAGTGCCGGGCTATGAGGGCATGTTTACAGGGTACGCGCTCATCACGTCCACGCCCGAGTTTCTGGCGACTTTTGAACCGGGTGATTTGCGCAAACAATGGTACGATTTCAATGGAGCAGGAGGCGTAACCACCAAATTTCACTACATACGCAAGCACATCGAATGGGGTGAGCCCAGGGCAAATCACGGGTTGAATTGCATGGTTTTCAGAATGGCTGATGCGCATTTGATGTACGCAGAAGCGCAGAATGAACTGTCGGGCCCTACGGCCGAAGCCTACACAAGCCTGAATGCATTGCGCACGCGCGCAGGCTTGGCGAGCCTGAGCGGTCTCTCGAAAGATGCATTCCGGGAGGCAGTGAGGAATGAGCGGCTTCACGAGCTGAGCTTTGAATATGGCCGGCGCTGGGACCTGATCCGCTGGGGCACATTGGTGGAGGCCGTTCAAAAAACCGCAAAAAGCAATCCGAGCGGCGCCAAAAATATCCGTCCGCACCACGTGCTCTGCCCGATCCCGTCTATCGAGCTTTCTATGAACCCCGCATTGACACAAAATCCGGGTTACTAG
- a CDS encoding TonB-dependent receptor: MDFNSKSTGDVRIYETKSPWPIRAGALRLWALVALFLFIHAGARAGSPMITLSVKNAPIEKVFKSIRKQSGYLFLHTEEVLKNARPVSVHIEQSSIEKVLEKCFENQPLSYRISNKTVVVHLAGNKLPAPAPDTESSAIPLPPARVTGIVVDSASRMPMPGVTLRVKGSAEGAVTDPDGRFSLEIQEKGVILIVSYVGYSTQEIRASGGEDLRIVLGTAISALDQVVVVGYGSVKKRDVTGAVSVIKGSDIESAPVASVDQALQGKAAGVQVTAVNGAPGAATTIRIRGGNSISASNEPLYVIDGFIGEFSLTSINPTDIASIEILKDASATAIYGARGANGVILITTKRGKAGRSNISVNAYTGFQQLPREIDLLNGPQLAEFVNERAELFGAAPIFDDLSKVTTTNWQKAITRTAPMSSANLAFEGGTEKLTYYLSGNYFNQDGIILNSGFQRYQTRLNLDLKITNWLSVGANMNFNRSNTNNNKVNLYDVLKSAPTTSPVTDENGDYVIVSNLNGGTFENPVAVAKMTLDNTYNNSLLGNWFLLADFKNGLQLKSQLGINNVNAKSKQYRPGALPLRSTQRVGGSAYLSNTQSLNLLSENTISYNKQWDSHQINVLGGFTYQKENLESFTATGQGFANDLLAYNNLATGNPLQASNTSTATEWTIISFLARLNYSLKGKYLFTVTARNDGSSRLSANHKHAFFPSAAFAWQLGEEDFVKNLGWFDHLKVRLTYGKTGNQAIGVYSTLASLSVSNAWFNGVQQTGYALGTLANSNLKWETTDQLDAGIDASLLKGRLSVNLDFYYKKTYNLLLSAQIPGTTGYSSRLQNIGTVQNKGIELTVEGTVLDRPDFTWDLGFNIAANRNKVLDLGRGLQHRELTDGARLIVGKPAPVFYGLVYEGTYKSQEEIDALPTPIPGLKPGFPKFRDVNGNGKYDGVADYDIIGSPEPLFFGGFNTALRYKRLSMNAFFQYTYGNDVVNSFGPRLFMGEYASNVAAQQTGRWTLENNQSDLPRVGSHSVYSVNTQAYSFAVQDGSFLRLKTLQLNYNISSERIKWLKNASIYVTGSNLFLLDRYKWGYDPEVNSNGTNAVLRGFDGYSYPQNRSFIFGVNLKL, encoded by the coding sequence ATGGATTTTAATTCTAAATCTACGGGTGACGTGCGGATTTATGAGACGAAATCGCCCTGGCCGATCCGGGCCGGCGCATTGCGGCTCTGGGCATTGGTCGCGCTCTTTCTTTTTATTCACGCCGGCGCCCGTGCCGGCTCGCCGATGATCACGTTGTCGGTCAAAAATGCCCCGATCGAAAAAGTCTTTAAAAGCATCAGAAAGCAATCCGGCTATCTTTTCCTGCACACGGAGGAAGTTCTGAAAAACGCGCGGCCGGTCAGTGTCCATATTGAACAATCAAGCATTGAGAAGGTTCTTGAAAAATGCTTCGAAAACCAGCCGCTGAGTTACCGAATCTCCAACAAAACGGTGGTTGTCCACCTGGCGGGCAACAAGTTGCCTGCGCCAGCGCCGGACACGGAAAGTTCCGCCATTCCATTGCCCCCGGCCAGGGTCACAGGGATTGTGGTCGATTCGGCGTCGCGCATGCCAATGCCCGGCGTAACACTCCGCGTCAAGGGAAGTGCAGAGGGGGCCGTTACCGATCCCGATGGCCGTTTTTCACTTGAAATCCAGGAAAAGGGCGTGATTCTCATTGTGTCGTACGTCGGTTATAGCACGCAGGAAATAAGGGCGTCCGGCGGTGAGGATCTTCGGATCGTGCTGGGTACCGCCATTTCGGCCCTTGACCAGGTGGTGGTAGTCGGGTACGGCAGTGTGAAAAAGCGGGATGTGACGGGCGCTGTTTCGGTAATCAAAGGCAGCGACATTGAATCCGCGCCTGTTGCCAGCGTGGATCAGGCCTTGCAGGGAAAAGCGGCCGGCGTGCAGGTGACCGCGGTGAATGGCGCTCCGGGAGCAGCCACGACAATCAGGATTCGCGGCGGGAACTCCATATCCGCGTCCAACGAGCCGCTGTACGTGATCGACGGCTTCATCGGCGAGTTCAGCCTCACTTCCATCAACCCGACGGACATTGCCTCCATCGAAATCCTGAAAGACGCGTCGGCCACGGCGATTTATGGCGCGCGCGGGGCCAATGGCGTAATCCTGATCACCACCAAAAGAGGGAAAGCGGGCCGGTCCAATATATCGGTCAACGCCTACACTGGGTTCCAGCAGCTGCCGCGGGAAATCGATTTGCTCAACGGGCCGCAGCTGGCCGAATTTGTCAATGAGCGGGCCGAGCTTTTCGGTGCGGCACCTATTTTCGACGACCTGTCGAAGGTAACCACTACCAACTGGCAAAAGGCCATCACGCGCACCGCGCCCATGAGCAGCGCCAATCTCGCTTTTGAAGGCGGGACCGAAAAACTGACCTATTATTTATCCGGCAACTATTTTAACCAGGATGGTATCATTCTGAACTCCGGTTTTCAGCGGTATCAAACGCGGCTGAACCTGGATTTGAAAATAACCAACTGGTTATCTGTCGGGGCGAATATGAACTTCAATCGCTCCAACACGAACAACAATAAGGTAAACCTGTACGACGTCCTGAAAAGCGCCCCAACCACCTCGCCGGTCACCGACGAAAACGGAGATTATGTGATCGTCAGCAACCTCAATGGCGGCACATTTGAAAACCCGGTGGCTGTTGCCAAAATGACGCTTGACAACACCTATAACAACAGCCTGCTGGGCAACTGGTTCTTACTGGCCGATTTCAAAAACGGTTTGCAGCTCAAATCGCAGCTGGGGATCAACAACGTCAATGCGAAATCCAAGCAGTACAGGCCCGGCGCGCTGCCGCTCAGGAGTACCCAGCGGGTGGGCGGCTCTGCGTATTTGTCCAACACGCAGAGCCTGAACCTGCTCAGCGAAAATACAATCAGCTACAATAAGCAATGGGACAGCCATCAGATCAATGTACTGGGCGGATTTACCTACCAAAAGGAAAACCTGGAATCGTTTACGGCAACCGGACAGGGTTTCGCCAACGACCTGCTGGCTTACAATAACCTTGCAACCGGAAATCCGCTGCAGGCCAGTAACACTTCCACAGCCACGGAATGGACGATCATCTCCTTCCTTGCCCGCCTGAATTACTCCCTGAAAGGCAAATACCTGTTCACGGTCACCGCCCGCAACGACGGATCGTCGCGTTTGTCGGCCAATCACAAACATGCGTTTTTCCCTTCCGCGGCGTTTGCGTGGCAGTTGGGAGAGGAGGATTTTGTCAAAAACCTGGGCTGGTTTGATCACCTGAAAGTACGTTTGACCTACGGCAAAACGGGCAACCAGGCCATCGGGGTTTATTCTACACTCGCTTCTTTGAGCGTTTCCAATGCCTGGTTCAATGGCGTGCAGCAAACCGGTTACGCGCTGGGAACGCTGGCCAACAGCAATCTGAAATGGGAAACGACCGACCAGTTAGATGCCGGAATCGATGCCTCGTTATTAAAAGGCCGGCTGTCGGTAAACCTGGATTTTTATTACAAAAAAACCTACAACCTCCTGCTATCCGCGCAAATCCCCGGCACAACAGGCTATTCGAGCAGGTTACAGAATATCGGGACCGTGCAAAACAAAGGCATTGAGCTCACTGTGGAAGGCACGGTGCTCGATCGTCCCGACTTCACGTGGGATCTGGGCTTTAACATCGCCGCCAACCGCAACAAGGTGCTGGACCTGGGGCGTGGTTTGCAGCACCGCGAACTGACCGACGGCGCAAGACTGATTGTAGGCAAGCCCGCACCGGTTTTCTACGGTCTTGTGTACGAAGGGACTTACAAGAGTCAGGAAGAAATAGACGCCCTACCCACGCCCATTCCCGGCTTGAAGCCCGGTTTTCCCAAATTCAGGGACGTGAATGGCAATGGTAAGTACGACGGCGTGGCGGATTACGACATCATCGGAAGTCCCGAGCCGCTTTTCTTTGGCGGTTTCAATACGGCATTGCGGTATAAGAGGCTCAGTATGAACGCCTTTTTTCAATACACTTATGGGAATGACGTCGTCAACAGCTTTGGCCCACGGCTTTTCATGGGCGAATATGCGTCGAATGTTGCGGCTCAGCAGACGGGTCGCTGGACGCTTGAAAATAACCAGTCGGATCTGCCGCGTGTAGGCTCGCATTCTGTTTACAGTGTCAATACGCAAGCCTATTCTTTCGCGGTCCAGGATGGTTCTTTCCTGCGGTTGAAAACATTGCAATTGAACTATAACATCAGCTCAGAGCGGATTAAGTGGCTGAAAAATGCCAGCATTTACGTTACCGGCTCCAACCTGTTCCTGCTCGATCGCTACAAATGGGGCTATGATCCGGAGGTCAATTCAAATGGTACCAATGCGGTACTGAGAGGTTTCGACGGATACAGCTACCCGCAAAACCGCTCCTTCATATTTGGCGTCAACCTGAAACTTTAA